The segment TGAATCTTACGGAAAAGGACAGCAAAGAGCTCTTTGATGAGATGACCAAACAAATGAAGTCCAGTATCGCTCCGCAGTTTGAAGAGGAGAATCTGCCAATCCAGTTGGATGACATCAAGTTCAGCCGGCTGAATCAAAAAATCTGGGTGGATAAAGAATCCTTTGATCAAAAGAAAGTGGATCAGGTTATGGAGATGGAGATCCCCATCGAAGATATGAAGATGAAAATAAAACAGAATATGATTATGGAACTAAAAGGTGAGTATAAAGACAAAATCACTGTACCAGAAGATGTTAAATCAAAAGCACGTTCTTTCTGATGAAACGAGAACCCCCACTCTGCACGGAGTGGGGGTTTTTTGTGGGATTTATTCTGTACCTGTCTCTGTACCTGTCTGTTATAGTCACCGCTGAGAGATCTGTACTACTATATATAAAGAAGGTTTCAGGCGGTCTTGACGAGTGTTTTATCGAGGTGTATCATGCAATTGTAGTGGGTGTATAAGATCCTGTTTGGGAGCTTGCAACAGGGTGGGATGATCCTCTGACAACTGGCCTTCGGGCAGACTTCAAAGAGTTTGGTTGCGGTTACAAACCAAGTACATGATCTGGTATGTATCTGCGAACTTTTTCAGGGTCTTCGCATGCTTACCCTTCTATTAAGACAGTCTAATACAGGATACTGCCTTAATTTTCTCCCTTTCACGGGTGAGACCAACACAAGCGAGGTGTAATCATTGTGCCTAAAGTGATGGAGTTGAAACAGGATAAGGAAATGTTCCAAATCCTTAACGAAAACGGCGAGATCAATAAGGGACAGACAGTACCGGATCTTTCCGATGAAGAATTGAAAGAGATTTACAGCTGGATGTTGAAAATTCGTACATTTGACGGTCGTGCTATTAAATTGAACCGTCAGGGGCGTCTTGGCTTTTATGCTCCTATGGCAGGTCAAGAAGCATGTCAAATTGCCTCCATGGCAGCACTGAAAAAAAGTGACATGCTGTTTCCCAGCTATCGGGATATGGGAGCTGCCATGTACCATGGGGTACCGGTGGAAATGGTATTTCTTTACTCCAGAGGTCAAATCGACGGAATGAAAATTCCGGAGGATGTAAACATGTACCCGCCGCAAATCATCATCGCCGGTCAAGTTCTCCATACAGCCGGTGCGGGTTGGGCTTTCCGTTTGAAAGAAGAAGAACATGTCGCTATCGGTTTCTTCGGAGACGGTGCCACCTCAGAAGGTGATTTCCATGAAGGGGTTAACTTTGGGGCAGTATATGATGCCAATGCCATCTTCTTCTGCCAAAACAACCAGTATGCGATCAGTGTACCCTTAAACAAGCAGATGCGATCAGAGACCATTGCCCAAAAAGCAATCGCCTACGGGATTCATGGCATCCAAGTGGACGGAAATGATGCGCTGGCGGTTTATCAAGCCACCAAAATGGCTGCAGACCGGGCCCGGAAAGGGGAAGGTCCCACATTGATCGAAGCTGTGACCTACCGTCTTGGACCTCATACGATGGCAGGTGATGATCCGGGACGCTACCGGACCAAAGAAGAAGAAGAAAACTGGATGGTTAAAAAAGATCCTCTGAAACGGTTGAGGAAGTATCTGGAAAGCAAAAACCTCTGGTCTGATGCAGAGGAGAAAAAGGCTCAGGATGAAATCCTGAATGAAATGAATGAAGCCATCAAAAAAGTGGAAAAAGCGCCGAAGGGCACCGTTGCAGAATTGATTGACGACCTTTATGCAGAAACGCCGGCAATCCTTAAAAAGCAAAAAGAAGAATATCTCTCCTGGAAGGAGGGCAAATAATTATGGCAACCATGACATTGATTAAAGCCATTAACGACGGTTTGCGTGCAGAAATGGAACGGGATGAAAATGTTATCGTAATGGGAGAAGACGTCGGGGTTAATGGTGGGGTATTCCGGGCAACGGAAAATCTGTATCAAACCTTTGGTGAAAAACGCTCTTTCGATACACCCCTGGCGGAATCCGCAATTATCGGCACCGCCATCGGGCTTGCCTCTCAAGGCTTCCGACCGGTACCCGAAATTCAGTTTGCCGGTTTCATCTATGAGTGTATGGACCAAGTTGCCACCCAAGCAGCCCGAATTCGGATGCGTTCCGGTGGCAGGTATAATGCTCCCATCACGATTCGGATCCCTTATGGTGGTGGCGTGAAAACTCCGGAGATGCACTCGGATAGTTTGGAAGCTTTATTCCTGCACAGTCCGGGGGTCAAGGTGGTTGTTCCCAGCAATCCCTACGATGCCAAGGGTTTGTTGATCTCCGCCATCCGGGATGAAGATCCGGTCATGTTTTATGAGCCGATGAAGCTGTACCGTTCCATCAAGGGAGAAGTACCGGAAGAAGCCTATACCGTTCCCTTGGGGAAAGCCAATGTGGTTCGGGAAGGTACCGATGTGACATTGATCGCATACGGAGCGATGGTTCAAGTGGCGGAAAAAGCTGCGGACCAAGCTGAAAAAGAACGGGGTATCAAAGTGGAAGTAATCGACTTGCGTACGATTTCACCCCTGGACTTGGAGACGATTATTCAATCCGTTGAAAAGACCGGTCGTGCCGTCGTCGTTCATGAGGCGGCTAAAACCGGAGGAGTTGGGGCAGAGATCGTGGCACGGATCAATGAAGAGGCCATCCTGTCTCTGGAAGCGCCTGTGGTTCGGGTAACCGGATTTGACACTCCCTATCCGCTGACGGCGATTGAAGATGAGTGGTTGCCCACACCGGAACGGGTTTGCGCAGGAATTTACAAGACGATTGATTTTTAAAGTGAAAGGAGGTAACCCAAATGGCCTTTGAATTTAAATTGCCAGACGTGGGAGAAGGGATTCATGAAGGTGAAATCATCAAATTCCACGTCAAAGAAGGCGATCCGATTCAGGAAGATGATGTCGTAGCTGAGGTTCAAACTGATAAAGCCGTGGTGGAAATTCCCTCGCCAGTAACGGGCACCGTACGGAAATTGAACGCCTCGGAAGGAGAGGTCATTGAGGTAGGCTCAGTTTTCGTGGTTTTCGATACCGAAGATGGTAAAGAAACCCCGGAACAAGAAAGTGAAACAGCGCAACCGGAGACTGTTGCTTCAGAACCGGTGAAGGAAAAGGAGGCGCCATCCAGAACGCCTACTTCTTCCAGGAGAGTCAAGGCAATGCCTTCCGTCCGTAAAAAAGCCAGGGAGCTGGGAATCGACTTGGCCCAGGTAGAGGGAACCGGTCCCCATGGACGTATTACCCTGGAAGACCTCCGTAACTTTACCGATGCTCCCACAGTGGAAGAGCCGAAGACGGAAGAATTTGTTGCCCAACCTGACCGGAAGGCGGCAACAGGGGCGAAAAAAGAAACACCATCTGTTTCCTTCTCACCTCAAGGTGAAGAAGAGCGTTTGCCCCTCAGAGGAATGCGGCGTACCATTGCGACACGGATGGCACAGAGCAAATTTACCGCTCCCCATGTGACGATCATGGATGAAGTGGATGCCTCCGAGCTGATTGAGGTACGGAAGTGGGCCAAGCCCCTTGCGGAACAAAAAGGGATCAAGCTGACTTATCTGCCATTCGTTATCAAAGCTCTGACTGCTGCCCTGCGGGAATTCCCGACATTAAACGCATCCATCGATACAGAGAATGAAGAGATCATTCTCAAGAAATATTACCATATGGGAATTGCCACAGCGACAGAGGACGGATTGGTGGTTCCTGTGGTTAAAGATGTGGATCGAAAGTCCATCTTCACTTTGGCAGAGGAGATCAAGGATGTGGTGGGTCGCACCCGGGATCGGAAAGCCAGTGTGGAAGATCTGAAGGGCAGCACCTTTACCATTACCAATATCGGATCTTTTGGTGGTCAGTTCTTTACTCCCATCATCAACTATCCGGAGGTGGCCATTCTGGGAATGGGTAAAATGGCCGACAGGCCGGTAGCCATCGACGGGGAGGTTGTGATCCGCCCGATCATGAATATCTCCTTGAGCATCGACCATCGACTCATCGACGGGGATGTGGCGGCTCGCTTCCTGAACCGCGTCAAAGAGTTGTTGGAAAGTCCCAAACTCTTGATGATGGAGATGAATTAACATGGTAGTCGGAGATTTTGCAACTGAAGTGGACGTGTTGGTTGTCGGCGGCGGACCCGGTGGCTATGTAGCCGCCATCCGCGCCGCCCAATTGGGCAAGAAAGTCACCCTGGTGGATAAAGGGGACCTGGGCGGGGTGTGTCTCAACCGAGGTTGTATTCCTTCCAAGGCCTTGATTCACGCTGCTGATGAAGCGAAAAAAATACAGAACTCTTCCCATATGGGAATAGAAGTAGATGGTGTTCAGATCGATTTCACCAAAATGATCCAGTGGAAAGACGGTGTGGTGAAAAAGCTGACAGGCGGCGTCGCTTCCTTACTGAAAAACAATAAGGTGGAAGTGATTCAGGGGGAAGTTTACTTCTCCGGAACCAACACCGTCAAGGTTGCCACAGAGAGCAACAGCACCACTTATCAGTTTGAGGACTGCATTATCGCCACGGGTTCCCGTCCCATGGAGATTCCTGCTCTTCCTTTTGATGGGGAAAAAATCATTTCCTCCACAGAAGCTCTCTCCCTGAAAGAGATCCCAAAAAAATTGGTGGTAGTGGGTGGCGGATACATCGGTTTGGAACTGGGAACCGCCTACAGCAAGTTGGGAAGTGATGTGACCATCCTGGAGGGAACCGACAGTCTTCTTCCCGGCGTGGATGCTTCCATGGTTCGGATGGTCAAACGGAATCTGAAAAAATTAGGCGTCAACGTGATAACCAAGGCGATGGTGCAAGCTGCGGATCCTTCCGGTACCGAAGTGAAAGTGACGGCGGAAGTGAAAGGGAAGGAAGAAATCTATACCGCTGACAAAGTTTTGGTGGCTGTGGGTCGCACTCCTAATACCGACGAATTGGGATTGGATCAGGCAGGGATTGAAGTAGACGAAAAAGGATTCATTCCCGTGGACAAACAGATGAAAACCAAAACGGAACACATCTATGCCATCGGTGATGTAGCAGGGCAACCCATGTTGGCCCATAAGGCTTCTTACGAAGGAAAAATTGCGGCTGAAGCGATAGCGGGACAACCCAGTGAAGTGGATTACCAAGCCATGCCCTACGTGATCTTCAGTGATCCGGAACTGGCCTATACCGGCCTGACGGAACAGGCGGCGAAAGAAGAGGGATACGATCCGGTGGTCAGTCGTTTCTCCTTTGCTGCCAACGGACGGGCGCTCTCCTTGGATGCTGCTGACGGTTTCCTGCAAGTCGTTGCCGATAAAGAATCCAAAGAGATTCTCGGTGTGCAGATTGTGGGGCCGGAAGCTTCCAGCCTGATTGCCCAGGCAGTGATGGCCATCGAAACAGGTATCAATGCCGAAGATATCGCCCTGACGATCCACGCTCACCCCTCCCTGCCGGAAACCCTGATGGAAGCGGCAGAAGGTGTGATGGGGAACGCCATTCATATGGTGAATAAGTAAAAGGTCTCTTTATACCAAAACTCCCGGAAAACATCCGGGAGTTTTTTAGTTGATGTATTCGGATTATCGGGTGGAATTATTTTTATAAGGTAAACCTGTTAATTCAATAGAATATCCAGTTTTTGTTTTTAATGTATAGCTGTAAAATGGAATATGAAAATTAACAAACATATGCTTTCTTACCCCACTTGTGATTGGGATAAATAAATCCTAATACGGTTGCACCAATAGCACTTGGAAGTAAAATAAAAGCTAAAAATCGAAGTGTAGACAATCCACTAACATCAAAATAACTATGAATAGGACTTAGAATTTGGGTTGCGGTCATAATAGCAACATGGAACCCAATTGGTGTCCACACATTTCCTGAAACGGCCCTAAAATAACCTAAGATAAACGCAAAACCGGGAAGAAATTGAATTTGCTCTACTGAGTACATCGCTCCTATAAAGTAAGCAAATAATGAAAACAAGAGTGCTTGCAAGATGACAGTGATCCAATGAGGGAATAATCCATTTAAGTAACTATAAATATACCCTCTAAATATCAACTCTTCTGGTAATGCCTCCATCAAAAACACGGTAATAAATAAAATCAAAATACTTACCACTAAGACATAAAAATCTGTCTGTAACGTTATTTCCACCCATCCAAACATTAAACAAATAAATAGCCCGATCGATGCGGGTATTACCCAGAGGAAAAAGCCTAGTAAAAATGAAACGGTATTCTTTCGAAGCGATGCTTGCCCAAATTGTTTCCATGAAGTTTGATCAATTCTACGTGCGATCTCTATAAAAGAGACAGTTGATATGGTCGTGATCAAAGCAATAAAGAAGTGATTGATGCGATTGTATTCTTCTTCTGAAATTAAGTCACTAACATAGTTTGTAAAGTTCCAAGTAATAATAGCGACAATAAATACAGCAACTATTCGGATTGATGCATTCGTTTTCAAATTGTTTTTTCCGGTCAAATTAACCCCCTCCTTATAACTGATAAAAATTGTCATTGCATTTATTATACCTTATGGGAATTTTCTTTACATTAATTCGTTTTTGATACACGATCATCTGCATACCCGTGTCATTATCCTGATTAACAATTTGTCCAAGTCCTCTGTATAGAATATTGTCTAATCTCTTCGATGAGTGTCATAGAATACAGGCCAGTGGACCGATTCCCGATGGATGGAGATCCATTGGACGATGGGCTACAATGGAAAGTAATGTATTCTATAAAGGGATACCGGGTGGATTTGTTATCCTCCCTGGAAGCATTTGTTTTCTGTCATTCATGATAAAATGAACAGGCAAACCGGACAGAGATGGGAGTGGAAAAGATGAAAACATCCATCCAAATCGAAGTGCGTCCCACGGAAATTGATGTGATGGGGCATGTGAATAACGCCAAGTATTTGGAATATATGGAGTGGAGCCGGGAGGATTGGTACAATCGGGTAGAGCTTCCCTTTGATGTGTTCACGGACATGAATATCGGGACTGTAACGGTTAATATCAATATCAATTATCGCAAAGAGGCACGGTTGGGTGACATTTTGACAGTTGAGACTTACCCTGTCAAAAAGGGCAGAACCAGTTATGTACTGCGCCATGTTATTGAAAATGAACAGGGGGAGCAGGTGGCAGATGCGGATGTAGTCAGTGTTACCATTGATTTGGAAAGCCGTAAAAGTGTCCCGCTACCGGATTCATTGGCTCGCCAGTTTGTTTCTGTATGAAAATAGCTTATTCATGGATGACGAGGAATATCGGCGCTTGGGATTTCGGTTACCAGTCAGATTAAATTTCCACCAGACTGAAAACAACCGCCTGTGCGGCGGTTGTTTCAGTTTTTACTTTTGCGAATACTGCCTAACTCCTGTAATACGCCCTCCAATTCCATCATCGAGAGACGTCCTTGCTTTTTGTTTACCATTGTGTAGATATCATATACTTTTTCGTAATTCTCCAGGTGATATTCTTCAGGGTCAATGATCGATGTGTTTACCAATTTCAGATGTACCTTCAATTCGTTGATCATGTAATCCAAGTTTTCCCGGGTGGGGTTTTCCAGATTCATAACATCGCTCCCTTTGGATCATTGCTGTATTCATTGTAAAGGAAAATGCCAGGAATTCATACCCGATAATAAAATGGGGGGGACCGAACATGAGTGTGAAAGTCGATGAAGAAAAGTACCATCCTTTATATGTTCAGTTTATATATTATTTTAACAGAGAACGAGATTATTTTGAGTGTCATGAAGTGTTGGAAGAGTTATGGCTGGAAGAAGGAAGAGATCTGTTATATCAGGGTTTACTTCAAGTGGCGGTGGCTTTGTACCATTATCGAAACGGAAACCGAAACGGGGCCAGAAAATTATTTTATGCTTCGTTGCAAAAACTGGCTCCCTATCCCGGTGATAGTCTGGGAATCGATTTAAACCAAGTCCGGGAAGATTCCAAGGTTTATTTGGAACGGTTACAGAGGGAAGAAGAGTTTCCATTTTACGATTTGAATATCCGGATTCTCGATCCTCTACTGGCGGAAAAAGTACAAGCCTTAATTGAAAAAGAGGAGTAATTTTTCCATCGATCATCAACAAAACACTACCGGGGCTTTCTTGGGACAAATGACAGGTGATTGAAAGATCGGAGGGAGGTATGTGACCCTCTTCAGGGGACTGTTTACCAGACAAGTCTTATCCAGGAAAAGGGGGGATTTATCTTCATGAAGGGAAATTGTTTCTCTTTGATGGACACCCATCTCCATTGGGATCAGCTTCCTGAGGATCAGATGGAAGGGATTGTGAATCGGGCTTTGGAGGCAAAGGTGGAAAAGGCTGTGGCAGTTGCTACCGACCCCTGCTCTTGTTTGGATTTGTTGCAATGGAAGAAGCGTTTTCCGGAATTTTTAGTTGTTGGTTTTGGGTTGCATCCGGAATATCATCATGGATCACAGGATGAAGAAAAGGTGTTGCGTTTGATCGGGGAGCATCGGGATCAGATTCATGCTGTGGGAGAGGTGGGATTGCCTTACTATCGGTTACGGGAAGAAGAGCGTCATCGTCCTCCCGAAAGGGAAAGCATACGCCGGTTGGAGGAGTTTTTGCGCATAGCCCGGGATCTGGATTTGCCCGTCATCTTGCATGCAGTTCATACCATGGCTGCTCCTGTATTGGATGCTTTGTTGAAAATCGGGGTGAAACGGGGGGTATTCCATTGGTTAAAAGCGCCCAAGGATGTGGTAGATGCGATTTTAAAGGCTAACTTCTATATTTCTGTCACACCGGAGGTATGTTATCGGGAACGGGATCAAGAATTGGTCAAACAGGTTCCCCTGGATTCCCTTCTCTTGGAAACTGATGCTCCCTGGCCCTACCACGGTCCCTTTAAAGGACAAACAGCGGAACCCTCCTGGATTTTGGAATCCGCCAAAGAAGTGGCGGCAATCAAAGGGATTGAAGTTCAGACCGTTGCGGAAAAAACGACAGCCAATGCCCGAAAATTGTTTGCACTTTGAAGGCTTCTGAAGGAAAGGAGATGGTTGGATGAAGCGCAAACGATTTACAACTGCAGAAGCCAACAAGTGGCTGCCACTGATCGGCAATGAACTGAGACAACTCCAACAATTGCAAAGGGAATTTGAATCTTGCTTTTATGACCTGCAACAGATGAGAGCCGGTGGTGTTGTCAAAGGGGAGGATCCTTTTTTTCCTTTGGAAGTGGAAATGGAATTCCTGCAAATCCAGATCAGAGGGGGGATACGTCGGATGGAACAATGGGGTGTACAGCTGAAGGATATTCAGGTTGGCTTGGTGGATTTCCCCTCTCTGAAAGATGGAGAGGAAATCCTGCTGTGCTGGAAGATCGATGAGGAGGAAGTTTCCCATTGGCATTATCCCTGGGAAGGATATTACTATCGGAAAAAGATCGATACCGGAGATGAAAAAGGCGAAAAGTGATGCCTTTATTCCTCTCTTTTGAATCTGTGGCCCGTATAAAGCAAGC is part of the Kroppenstedtia pulmonis genome and harbors:
- the lpdA gene encoding dihydrolipoyl dehydrogenase, producing MVVGDFATEVDVLVVGGGPGGYVAAIRAAQLGKKVTLVDKGDLGGVCLNRGCIPSKALIHAADEAKKIQNSSHMGIEVDGVQIDFTKMIQWKDGVVKKLTGGVASLLKNNKVEVIQGEVYFSGTNTVKVATESNSTTYQFEDCIIATGSRPMEIPALPFDGEKIISSTEALSLKEIPKKLVVVGGGYIGLELGTAYSKLGSDVTILEGTDSLLPGVDASMVRMVKRNLKKLGVNVITKAMVQAADPSGTEVKVTAEVKGKEEIYTADKVLVAVGRTPNTDELGLDQAGIEVDEKGFIPVDKQMKTKTEHIYAIGDVAGQPMLAHKASYEGKIAAEAIAGQPSEVDYQAMPYVIFSDPELAYTGLTEQAAKEEGYDPVVSRFSFAANGRALSLDAADGFLQVVADKESKEILGVQIVGPEASSLIAQAVMAIETGINAEDIALTIHAHPSLPETLMEAAEGVMGNAIHMVNK
- a CDS encoding DUF309 domain-containing protein, which produces MSVKVDEEKYHPLYVQFIYYFNRERDYFECHEVLEELWLEEGRDLLYQGLLQVAVALYHYRNGNRNGARKLFYASLQKLAPYPGDSLGIDLNQVREDSKVYLERLQREEEFPFYDLNIRILDPLLAEKVQALIEKEE
- a CDS encoding alpha-ketoacid dehydrogenase subunit beta produces the protein MATMTLIKAINDGLRAEMERDENVIVMGEDVGVNGGVFRATENLYQTFGEKRSFDTPLAESAIIGTAIGLASQGFRPVPEIQFAGFIYECMDQVATQAARIRMRSGGRYNAPITIRIPYGGGVKTPEMHSDSLEALFLHSPGVKVVVPSNPYDAKGLLISAIRDEDPVMFYEPMKLYRSIKGEVPEEAYTVPLGKANVVREGTDVTLIAYGAMVQVAEKAADQAEKERGIKVEVIDLRTISPLDLETIIQSVEKTGRAVVVHEAAKTGGVGAEIVARINEEAILSLEAPVVRVTGFDTPYPLTAIEDEWLPTPERVCAGIYKTIDF
- a CDS encoding DUF1128 domain-containing protein, producing the protein MNLENPTRENLDYMINELKVHLKLVNTSIIDPEEYHLENYEKVYDIYTMVNKKQGRLSMMELEGVLQELGSIRKSKN
- a CDS encoding dihydrolipoamide acetyltransferase family protein, yielding MAFEFKLPDVGEGIHEGEIIKFHVKEGDPIQEDDVVAEVQTDKAVVEIPSPVTGTVRKLNASEGEVIEVGSVFVVFDTEDGKETPEQESETAQPETVASEPVKEKEAPSRTPTSSRRVKAMPSVRKKARELGIDLAQVEGTGPHGRITLEDLRNFTDAPTVEEPKTEEFVAQPDRKAATGAKKETPSVSFSPQGEEERLPLRGMRRTIATRMAQSKFTAPHVTIMDEVDASELIEVRKWAKPLAEQKGIKLTYLPFVIKALTAALREFPTLNASIDTENEEIILKKYYHMGIATATEDGLVVPVVKDVDRKSIFTLAEEIKDVVGRTRDRKASVEDLKGSTFTITNIGSFGGQFFTPIINYPEVAILGMGKMADRPVAIDGEVVIRPIMNISLSIDHRLIDGDVAARFLNRVKELLESPKLLMMEMN
- the pdhA gene encoding pyruvate dehydrogenase (acetyl-transferring) E1 component subunit alpha, with the protein product MPKVMELKQDKEMFQILNENGEINKGQTVPDLSDEELKEIYSWMLKIRTFDGRAIKLNRQGRLGFYAPMAGQEACQIASMAALKKSDMLFPSYRDMGAAMYHGVPVEMVFLYSRGQIDGMKIPEDVNMYPPQIIIAGQVLHTAGAGWAFRLKEEEHVAIGFFGDGATSEGDFHEGVNFGAVYDANAIFFCQNNQYAISVPLNKQMRSETIAQKAIAYGIHGIQVDGNDALAVYQATKMAADRARKGEGPTLIEAVTYRLGPHTMAGDDPGRYRTKEEEENWMVKKDPLKRLRKYLESKNLWSDAEEKKAQDEILNEMNEAIKKVEKAPKGTVAELIDDLYAETPAILKKQKEEYLSWKEGK
- a CDS encoding DUF2203 domain-containing protein — protein: MKRKRFTTAEANKWLPLIGNELRQLQQLQREFESCFYDLQQMRAGGVVKGEDPFFPLEVEMEFLQIQIRGGIRRMEQWGVQLKDIQVGLVDFPSLKDGEEILLCWKIDEEEVSHWHYPWEGYYYRKKIDTGDEKGEK
- a CDS encoding CPBP family intramembrane glutamic endopeptidase; translation: MTGKNNLKTNASIRIVAVFIVAIITWNFTNYVSDLISEEEYNRINHFFIALITTISTVSFIEIARRIDQTSWKQFGQASLRKNTVSFLLGFFLWVIPASIGLFICLMFGWVEITLQTDFYVLVVSILILFITVFLMEALPEELIFRGYIYSYLNGLFPHWITVILQALLFSLFAYFIGAMYSVEQIQFLPGFAFILGYFRAVSGNVWTPIGFHVAIMTATQILSPIHSYFDVSGLSTLRFLAFILLPSAIGATVLGFIYPNHKWGKKAYVC
- a CDS encoding acyl-CoA thioesterase; amino-acid sequence: MKTSIQIEVRPTEIDVMGHVNNAKYLEYMEWSREDWYNRVELPFDVFTDMNIGTVTVNININYRKEARLGDILTVETYPVKKGRTSYVLRHVIENEQGEQVADADVVSVTIDLESRKSVPLPDSLARQFVSV
- a CDS encoding TatD family hydrolase; translation: MKGNCFSLMDTHLHWDQLPEDQMEGIVNRALEAKVEKAVAVATDPCSCLDLLQWKKRFPEFLVVGFGLHPEYHHGSQDEEKVLRLIGEHRDQIHAVGEVGLPYYRLREEERHRPPERESIRRLEEFLRIARDLDLPVILHAVHTMAAPVLDALLKIGVKRGVFHWLKAPKDVVDAILKANFYISVTPEVCYRERDQELVKQVPLDSLLLETDAPWPYHGPFKGQTAEPSWILESAKEVAAIKGIEVQTVAEKTTANARKLFAL